In one Mycobacterium sp. NBC_00419 genomic region, the following are encoded:
- a CDS encoding 4-hydroxy-3-methylbut-2-enyl diphosphate reductase, protein MPPTVNMGIPGASSTAGGSAVGTKRVLLAEPRGYCAGVDRAVETVERALEKHGAPVYVRHEIVHNRYVVETLAKAGAVFVEQTDEVPEGAIVVFSAHGVAPTVHEEAAARNLKTIDATCPLVTKVHNEAKRFARDDYDILLVGHEGHEEVVGTAGEAPDHVQVVDNPDAVDKVTVRDPNKVIWLSQTTLSVDETMETVRRLREKFPTLQDPPSDDICYATQNRQGAVKAMAPECDLVIVVGSRNSSNSVRLVEVALGAGAKDSHLVDYAEDIDPAWLEGVTTVGVTSGASVPEVLVRGVLDRLAEFGYGTVQSVTTANETLVFALPREIRPART, encoded by the coding sequence ATGCCGCCAACAGTCAACATGGGGATTCCCGGTGCTTCCAGCACGGCTGGGGGAAGTGCAGTCGGAACCAAGCGTGTCCTGCTGGCCGAGCCGCGCGGCTACTGCGCCGGGGTGGACCGCGCGGTGGAAACCGTGGAGCGCGCGCTGGAGAAGCACGGCGCCCCGGTGTACGTGCGCCACGAGATCGTGCACAACCGCTACGTCGTGGAGACGCTGGCCAAGGCCGGGGCAGTGTTCGTCGAGCAGACCGATGAGGTGCCCGAGGGTGCCATCGTCGTGTTCTCCGCCCACGGTGTCGCGCCGACGGTCCACGAAGAGGCCGCCGCGCGCAATCTGAAGACGATCGATGCCACCTGCCCGCTGGTCACCAAGGTGCACAACGAGGCCAAGCGCTTCGCCCGCGACGACTACGACATCCTGCTGGTCGGCCACGAAGGCCACGAGGAGGTCGTCGGCACGGCCGGGGAGGCGCCGGACCACGTCCAGGTCGTCGACAACCCGGATGCCGTCGACAAGGTCACCGTGCGCGACCCGAACAAGGTCATCTGGCTCTCGCAGACCACGCTGAGCGTTGACGAGACCATGGAGACGGTGCGCCGGCTGCGGGAGAAGTTCCCGACGCTGCAGGACCCGCCCAGCGACGACATCTGCTACGCCACCCAGAACCGCCAGGGCGCGGTCAAGGCGATGGCGCCCGAGTGCGACCTGGTGATCGTCGTCGGTTCGCGGAACTCGTCGAACTCGGTGCGCCTCGTCGAGGTGGCCCTGGGCGCCGGGGCCAAGGACTCGCATCTGGTGGATTACGCCGAGGACATCGACCCGGCCTGGCTTGAGGGTGTCACCACCGTGGGCGTCACGTCCGGTGCGTCGGTACCTGAGGTGCTCGTGCGCGGTGTGCTGGATCGGTTGGCCGAATTCGGTTACGGCACAGTGCAATCAGTGACGACAGCCAACGAGACATTGGTGTTCGCGCTACCGCGGGAGATCCGCCCGGCCCGCACCTAG
- a CDS encoding lipid droplet-associated protein, with the protein MATAPYGVRLLVGAAVTAIEETRKLPQTILMYPMTMVSTVAQMVMKVQQDVADLVIKGDSALESIFPPKDEQPEWATFDEDLPADDDGAPVDGERLTEGRFALYSVADGVEPKSQESVTKAAGKKKAAVAEPPAIAGELDYESLTLAQLRARLQSLSVADLEALLAYEEASKSRAPFQTLLANRITRATAK; encoded by the coding sequence ATGGCAACAGCACCGTACGGGGTCCGCCTGCTGGTAGGGGCGGCCGTGACCGCCATCGAGGAGACCCGCAAGCTGCCCCAGACCATCCTGATGTACCCGATGACGATGGTGAGCACCGTCGCTCAGATGGTGATGAAGGTCCAGCAGGATGTCGCTGACCTGGTCATCAAGGGTGACTCGGCGCTGGAGAGCATCTTCCCGCCCAAGGACGAGCAACCCGAGTGGGCGACCTTCGACGAGGATCTCCCGGCCGACGACGACGGCGCACCAGTCGACGGTGAGCGCCTCACCGAGGGCCGTTTTGCGCTGTATTCGGTGGCCGACGGGGTGGAGCCCAAGAGTCAGGAATCGGTCACCAAAGCCGCCGGCAAGAAGAAGGCGGCGGTCGCCGAACCTCCGGCGATCGCCGGGGAGCTCGACTACGAGTCGCTGACGCTGGCCCAGCTGCGCGCGCGGCTGCAGTCACTGTCGGTGGCCGACCTCGAGGCGCTGCTGGCCTATGAGGAAGCCTCTAAGTCCCGTGCGCCGTTCCAGACGCTGCTGGCCAACAGGATCACCCGCGCGACAGCCAAGTGA
- the xseA gene encoding exodeoxyribonuclease VII large subunit: MTNDQGSSAENPFPVRAVATRVAAWIDKLGTVWVEGQLTQINVRSSTAYMVLRDPAANMSLDVTCPRDLVASAPVKLTEGTQVVVLGRPSFYTVRGSFSLRVSAIRAVGVGELLARIERLRRLLEAEGLFDPRLKRPLPFLPSTIGLITGRASAAERDVTTVAATRWPAVRFEIRNTAVQGTNAVAQIVEALRELDADPDVDVIVIARGGGGVEELLPFSDETLCRAIAACTTPVVSAIGHEPDNPLCDLVADVRAATPTDAAKRVVPDAAAESALVGELRLRSAQALRSWVGREQRTVAQLRSRPVLADPLRGLTQRGDEIDRARAAVRRDINRLVAAESDRVGHLSARLATLGPAATLARGYAVVQDADGAILRTTADAPAGTRLRIRVSDGAVGATSTGPTDGAA; encoded by the coding sequence GTGACCAACGATCAGGGCAGCTCGGCGGAGAACCCGTTCCCGGTTCGGGCTGTCGCCACCCGGGTGGCGGCCTGGATCGACAAGCTCGGCACCGTGTGGGTCGAGGGCCAGCTGACCCAGATCAACGTGCGCAGTTCGACTGCCTACATGGTGCTGCGCGATCCGGCGGCCAACATGTCGCTGGATGTCACCTGTCCGCGTGATCTGGTGGCCTCCGCGCCGGTCAAGCTCACCGAAGGCACCCAGGTCGTCGTCCTGGGCAGACCCAGCTTCTACACCGTTCGCGGCTCGTTCTCGTTGCGGGTCAGCGCAATTCGGGCGGTCGGCGTCGGCGAGCTGCTGGCGCGCATCGAGCGGCTGCGGCGGCTGCTGGAGGCCGAGGGGTTGTTCGACCCGCGACTCAAGCGCCCGCTGCCGTTCCTGCCGTCGACCATCGGGCTGATCACCGGGCGAGCCAGCGCTGCCGAGCGCGACGTCACCACCGTGGCCGCCACGCGCTGGCCTGCGGTGCGCTTCGAGATCCGCAACACCGCGGTGCAGGGCACCAATGCGGTGGCACAGATCGTCGAGGCGCTGCGGGAGCTGGACGCCGACCCCGACGTCGATGTCATCGTGATCGCCCGCGGTGGTGGCGGCGTCGAGGAGCTGTTGCCGTTCTCCGACGAAACGCTGTGCCGGGCGATCGCCGCGTGCACCACCCCGGTGGTCAGCGCGATCGGCCACGAGCCCGACAACCCGCTGTGCGACCTGGTCGCCGACGTGCGCGCGGCCACCCCGACCGACGCCGCCAAGCGGGTCGTGCCCGACGCGGCGGCCGAATCAGCCCTGGTCGGCGAGCTGCGGCTGCGCAGCGCGCAGGCGCTGCGCAGCTGGGTCGGCCGCGAACAGCGCACGGTGGCGCAGTTGCGCAGCCGGCCGGTGCTGGCCGACCCGCTGCGCGGGCTGACCCAGCGCGGCGACGAGATCGACCGGGCCCGCGCCGCGGTGCGCCGTGACATCAACCGCCTGGTGGCCGCCGAGTCCGACCGGGTCGGCCATCTAAGCGCCCGGCTGGCGACGCTGGGACCGGCGGCCACCCTGGCGCGCGGCTACGCCGTGGTGCAGGACGCCGACGGTGCCATCCTGCGGACGACGGCCGACGCGCCGGCCGGAACGCGGCTGCGCATCCGGGTTTCCGACGGCGCGGTAGGCGCCACCAGTACCGGCCCGACGGATGGAGCCGCATGA
- a CDS encoding exodeoxyribonuclease VII small subunit yields MSSETKPISALGYEECRDELIEVVRALEQGGLDLDASLKLWERGEQLARRCEEHLAGARQRIEDALGSREVTDG; encoded by the coding sequence ATGAGTTCTGAAACGAAGCCCATTAGTGCGCTCGGCTACGAGGAGTGCCGTGACGAGCTCATCGAGGTGGTCAGGGCGCTCGAGCAGGGCGGGCTGGACCTCGACGCGTCGCTGAAGCTGTGGGAACGCGGTGAGCAGCTGGCACGACGCTGTGAAGAGCACTTAGCCGGAGCACGTCAGCGCATCGAGGATGCGCTGGGGTCGCGCGAGGTCACCGACGGGTGA
- a CDS encoding 3-beta-hydroxysteroid dehydrogenase, with product MGDATLTTELGRVLVTGGAGFVGANLVRELLDRGHHVRAFDRAPSALPPHERLEILQGDICDTETVAAAVAGVDTIFHTAAIIDLMGGGSVTEEYRKRSFDVNVGGTKNLVHAAQAAGVKRFVYTASNSVVMGGQRIANGDENLPYTTRFNDLYTETKVTAEKFVLSSNDTGGLLTCSIRPSGIWGRGDQTMFRMLFQRVLAGHVKVLVGGKDVKLDNSYIHNLVHGFVLAAEHLVPGGSAPGQAYFVNDGEPINMFEFSRPVVEACGERYPTFRISGRFVHAVMTGWQWLHFKFGLPQPPLEPLAVERIYLDNYFSIEKAARDLGYQPLYTTEQALQHCLPYYTELFDQMKNADKQPVNA from the coding sequence ATGGGTGATGCCACGCTGACAACCGAGCTGGGCCGCGTTCTGGTCACCGGCGGTGCCGGATTCGTCGGAGCCAACCTGGTGCGCGAGCTACTTGACCGGGGCCACCACGTCCGGGCTTTCGACCGGGCGCCGTCCGCGCTGCCGCCGCACGAACGGCTCGAGATTCTGCAGGGCGACATCTGCGACACCGAGACCGTCGCCGCGGCCGTCGCCGGCGTGGACACCATCTTTCACACCGCGGCGATCATCGACCTGATGGGCGGCGGTTCGGTCACCGAGGAGTACCGCAAGCGCAGCTTCGACGTCAACGTGGGCGGTACCAAGAACCTGGTGCACGCCGCACAGGCCGCGGGCGTCAAGCGGTTCGTCTACACCGCCTCCAACAGTGTGGTGATGGGCGGGCAGCGCATCGCCAACGGCGACGAAAACCTGCCCTACACAACACGGTTCAACGACCTCTACACCGAGACCAAGGTGACCGCCGAGAAGTTCGTACTCAGCTCCAACGACACCGGCGGCCTGCTGACCTGTTCGATCCGGCCCAGCGGCATCTGGGGCCGCGGCGATCAGACCATGTTCCGGATGCTGTTCCAGCGGGTGCTGGCCGGCCATGTCAAGGTGCTGGTCGGCGGCAAGGACGTCAAGCTGGACAACTCCTACATCCACAACCTGGTGCACGGATTCGTCCTTGCCGCAGAGCATCTGGTGCCCGGCGGCAGCGCACCCGGACAGGCGTACTTCGTCAACGACGGCGAGCCGATCAACATGTTCGAGTTCTCCCGCCCCGTCGTGGAGGCCTGCGGCGAGCGTTACCCGACGTTCCGGATTTCCGGGCGGTTCGTGCACGCCGTGATGACCGGCTGGCAGTGGCTGCACTTCAAGTTCGGCCTGCCCCAGCCGCCGCTGGAACCCCTTGCGGTGGAACGGATTTACCTCGACAACTACTTCAGCATCGAGAAGGCCGCGCGCGATCTCGGCTACCAACCGCTCTACACCACCGAGCAGGCTCTGCAGCATTGCCTGCCGTACTACACCGAGCTGTTCGATCAGATGAAGAACGCCGACAAGCAGCCCGTCAACGCCTAG
- a CDS encoding quinone oxidoreductase family protein produces the protein MSAETSIETMKAVRIHRYGAPETLVYEDLPKPRPAAGQVLIRNEAAGVNFADIEQRRNNYPVKPPLPHILGGEFAGTVEELGDGVDGVCVGQRVFGIVQPARPGGYAQYVVADSDTVHPLPDQIGFAEGTALLVQGLTAYFLLRDGVRLRAGDSILILAAAGGLGSLSVQLAKIMKAGLIVGAASTQAKRLWVGDLGADVTIDYTNDGWSAAVLDVTDGRGVDAALVNVGGSAFDQAIAALAPFGRLSAYGSADETSPVVDFGAQFQVGRLNANQTLGFFSLYPYQGQGSSALRPALDALTSYVASGELKVNIGLQLPLSRAAEAHRLIETRQSTGKAVLLPWAEN, from the coding sequence ATGTCCGCCGAAACGTCCATCGAGACCATGAAAGCCGTACGGATCCACCGCTACGGCGCTCCGGAAACCCTGGTGTACGAAGATCTGCCTAAACCGCGCCCCGCCGCCGGACAGGTACTCATCCGCAACGAGGCGGCCGGCGTCAACTTCGCCGACATCGAACAGCGGCGCAACAACTATCCGGTCAAGCCGCCCCTCCCGCACATTCTCGGAGGCGAGTTCGCCGGCACCGTCGAAGAACTCGGCGATGGCGTGGACGGAGTCTGCGTCGGGCAGCGGGTGTTCGGGATCGTCCAGCCGGCGCGTCCCGGCGGCTACGCACAGTACGTCGTTGCCGACAGTGACACCGTCCATCCCCTGCCGGACCAGATCGGGTTCGCTGAGGGGACGGCTCTGTTGGTGCAAGGCCTGACGGCGTACTTCCTCTTGCGCGACGGCGTACGGCTACGTGCCGGCGACTCGATCCTGATCCTTGCCGCCGCAGGCGGTTTGGGCTCACTGAGTGTCCAGCTGGCCAAAATCATGAAGGCCGGACTGATCGTCGGTGCGGCCAGCACGCAGGCCAAACGGCTGTGGGTTGGTGACCTCGGTGCCGATGTGACCATCGATTACACCAACGACGGGTGGAGTGCGGCAGTCCTGGACGTCACCGACGGCAGGGGAGTGGACGCCGCGCTGGTCAACGTCGGCGGCTCGGCGTTCGATCAGGCCATCGCGGCCCTGGCGCCGTTCGGACGTCTCAGCGCCTATGGTTCGGCTGACGAGACCAGCCCTGTCGTGGACTTCGGAGCGCAGTTCCAGGTGGGCAGGCTCAACGCCAATCAGACGCTCGGATTCTTCAGCCTCTACCCCTATCAAGGGCAGGGCTCCTCGGCGCTACGACCAGCGCTGGACGCGTTGACCAGTTACGTCGCCAGTGGTGAGCTGAAGGTCAATATCGGCCTGCAGCTTCCACTTTCGCGTGCGGCCGAGGCCCATCGCCTCATCGAGACGCGGCAGAGCACCGGCAAGGCCGTTCTGCTGCCCTGGGCCGAGAACTAG
- a CDS encoding lysophospholipid acyltransferase family protein has protein sequence MSRGDEVQRSAWRLVLKTGADNAQPLVDLYRPYVEGLDNLPADGRFLLVGNHTAMSFFEIVFIPYFVRKTVGERVRPLADRQFGKIGGPQRHMMDAFGGVVGSPEAASALMEANEPILVFPGGGREISKFKGEEYQLRWENRAGFARVAIKHDYPIVTAALVGGDDVYTPITERDSLWGKASGWLGKKLGGRDDMAMPLVRGIGPTLVPRPQRLYLRFSAPIDTVAPAGVSADDWTQQVKGRAQSQLEADLRDLQDIRRRDPYRNLNPAAWRSAVMPEIAAAV, from the coding sequence GTGTCGCGCGGGGACGAAGTGCAGAGATCGGCGTGGCGACTCGTGTTGAAGACCGGCGCCGACAACGCCCAGCCACTGGTGGACCTTTATCGGCCGTATGTCGAGGGCCTGGACAACCTGCCGGCCGACGGACGATTCCTGCTGGTCGGAAACCACACCGCGATGTCGTTCTTCGAGATCGTGTTCATTCCCTACTTCGTGCGCAAGACGGTCGGTGAGCGGGTTCGCCCGCTGGCGGACCGCCAGTTCGGCAAGATCGGCGGCCCTCAGCGGCACATGATGGACGCCTTCGGCGGCGTCGTCGGTTCGCCGGAGGCCGCCTCGGCGCTGATGGAGGCCAACGAACCGATCCTGGTCTTCCCCGGCGGCGGGCGGGAGATCTCCAAGTTCAAGGGCGAGGAATACCAGCTGCGGTGGGAGAACCGGGCCGGGTTCGCCCGAGTCGCGATCAAGCACGACTACCCGATCGTGACCGCAGCCCTCGTCGGTGGTGACGACGTCTACACCCCCATCACCGAACGGGACAGCTTGTGGGGCAAGGCCAGTGGCTGGCTCGGCAAGAAGCTCGGCGGCCGCGACGACATGGCGATGCCCCTCGTCCGCGGAATCGGACCGACGCTGGTTCCCCGCCCGCAGCGGCTGTACCTGCGTTTCAGTGCGCCGATCGACACCGTCGCGCCGGCCGGTGTGAGCGCAGACGACTGGACACAGCAGGTTAAAGGGCGTGCCCAGTCGCAGCTGGAAGCCGATCTGCGCGACCTGCAGGACATTCGGCGTCGTGACCCGTACCGCAACCTCAACCCGGCAGCCTGGCGCTCAGCAGTGATGCCCGAGATCGCCGCGGCGGTATGA